A window from Gammaproteobacteria bacterium encodes these proteins:
- a CDS encoding DedA family protein codes for MTAAAAGDYGLWALFVSAFVSSTLLPGGSEVVLLALAAAGGWSTATLLLVASAGNALGGMTSWGLGRYLAWRFPARRWEASHQTAVARLRRFGAPVLLLSWLPLVGDPLCLAAGWLRVSWWVALVFIALGKGARYALLLLLV; via the coding sequence TTGACGGCTGCGGCTGCCGGTGACTATGGCCTGTGGGCACTGTTTGTCAGCGCCTTTGTGTCGTCCACGCTCCTGCCTGGTGGCTCCGAAGTGGTGTTGCTTGCCCTGGCTGCCGCGGGTGGCTGGAGCACGGCTACCCTGTTGCTGGTGGCGAGCGCCGGCAATGCCCTGGGGGGGATGACATCCTGGGGCCTGGGCCGCTACCTGGCCTGGCGCTTTCCCGCCCGCCGCTGGGAGGCGTCTCACCAGACCGCCGTGGCGCGGCTGCGGCGCTTCGGTGCGCCGGTGTTGCTTTTGTCCTGGCTGCCGCTGGTGGGGGATCCTTTGTGTCTGGCCGCCGGGTGGTTGCGGGTGTCCTGGTGGGTGGCGCTGGTGTTTATTGCCTTGGGCAAAGGGGCGCGCTATGCATTGCTGTTGCTGCTTGTATAG